A genomic segment from Nicotiana tabacum cultivar K326 chromosome 7, ASM71507v2, whole genome shotgun sequence encodes:
- the LOC107781868 gene encoding peptide-N(4)-(N-acetyl-beta-glucosaminyl)asparagine amidase isoform X3, producing the protein MLLLLIEEEGIEFQNQEGRKKQQIEQVPRMVARKFAVSHNDSTFDIDYDTDDGFEVLKYQLFSLTSVPPDQQKILGRDDQIVSDESDLASISDKLRLVSLDGDADEISAQEKEKSEIAMSDEELARILQAEEEALMMQQFVASENKEQVEQRIRPYVNQVLMYEDLHRQEMARKTVPVDKLEEKALISLGREGNLRPSKVEQDNAFLLQLLFWFKQSFRWVNAPPCDSCGNETRSQGMGVANSSETQYGASRVELYRCNSCSNITRFPRYNDPLKLLETRKGRCGEWANCFTLYCKAFGYDSRLILDFTDHVWTECFSPSLGRWMHLDPCEGIYDNPLLYEKGWKKNLNYVIAIAKDGVHDVTKRYTRKWPEVLSRRNITSEPALSAVLSDITRELQKKLSAEVISALEDRDRTEMDVIERELYSKDDAVVSLPGRLSGDKEWRIARSEFVSDEKNSLSSSFCPVRRCVDDHVTKIYSAFSPVLTKLIEYSPSKTTAIQVLEIFRKILVDLKSSPFRTRRTSVKSVSSSSGEIFSKTLASFGQLLDALSLKSELGSNGSIDISLASDPVKTSVALPVVFHAVDDVIYNVGQCARLDSRSLAWPLLKLNRLCSGLVLASGEELPFGIATCAFDGTRMSKWEEPNGAAGQNVWLDEQS; encoded by the exons ATGCTTTTATTACTCATAGAGGAGGAAGGAATCGAATTCCAAAACCAGGAAGGAAGGAAAAAACAGCAGATAGAGCAAGTTCCAAGAATGGTGGCTCGAAAATTCGCCGTTAGTCACAACGACTCCACCTTCGACATCGACTACGACACTGACGATGGCTTCGAa GTCCTCAAATACCAGCTCTTCTCTCTCACTTCTGTTCCTCCCGATCAACAAAAG ATATTGGGAAGAGATGATCAAATTGTATCCGACGAGTCAGATCTCGCTTCAATATCAGATAAGCTCCGGTTGGTATCACTTGATGGAGATGCAGATGAAATATCAGCTCAGGAGAAAGAAAAGTCAGAAATAGCGATGTCAGATGAAGAGTTGGCTCGGATTCTTCAG GCAGAAGAAGAAGCTCTTATGATGCAGCAGTTTGTTGCTAGTGAAAATAAGGAGCAAGTTGAACAGCGGATACGGCCATATGTTAATCAAGTTCTAATG TATGAAGATCTGCATCGGCAAGAAATGGCTCGAAAGACGGTTCCTGTGGACAAGCTTGAGGAGAAAGCATTGATTTCTTTGGGAAGG GAGGGAAACTTGAGACCATCAAAAGTTGAACAAGATAATGCTTTCCTATTACAACTGCTATTCTGGTTTAAACAATCATTCAG GTGGGTAAATGCGCCTCCTTGTGATAGTTGTGGTAATGAAACCAGAAGTCAAGGCATGGGAGTTGCAAATTCTTCTGAAACACAATATGGTGCTTCACGAGTTGAACTTTATCG CTGCAATTCATGTTCAAATATCACCCGTTTCCCAAGATACAATGACCCATTGAAG CTTCTTGAGACAAGAAAGGGGCGGTGCGGGGAATGGGCCAACTGCTTCACGCTCTATTGTAAGGCTTTTGGTTATGATTCTCGTTTG ATTCTGGACTTCACTGATCATGTCTGGACAGAGTGCTTTTCACCATCTCTGGGAAG ATGGATGCATCTTGATCCTTGTGAAGGAATATATGACAATCCTCTTTTATATGAGAAGGG ATGGAAAAAGAATTTGAACTATGTGATTGCTATTGCAAAAGATGGTGTGCATGACGTCACTAAGCGTTACACCAGGAAGTGGCCTGAG GTTCTTTCTCGGCGAAACATCACCTCAGAGCCTGCTCTCTCTGCTGTTCTTTCTGATATAACTAGGGAACTGCAGAAAAAATTATCTGCTGAAGTGATTTCAGCACTGGAAGATCGGGACAGAACCGAAATGGATGTCATTGAGCGAGAATTGTATTCTAAAGATGATGCTGTAGTCTCATTACCTGGAAGACTGAGTGGAGATAAGGAGTGGCGCATAGCAAGATCGGAATTTGTCTCTGATGAAAAGAACTCTCTAAGCTCTTCATTTTGTCCAGTTCGCAGATGCGTAGATGATCATGTTACAAAGATCTACAGTGCCTTTTCCCCTGTTCTTACAAAGTTAATAGAGTACTCGCCCTCTAAAACAACAGCTAttcaagttcttgagattttcagaAAGATATTGGTTGATCTAAAGAGTTCCCCTTTCCGAACCAGGAGAACCTCTGTGAAATCAGTTTCAAGTAGTTCTGGTGAAATTTTCAGTAAGACGTTGGCATCTTTCGGCCAGTTACTTGATGCTCTTTCTTTGAAGAGTGAGTTAGGTTCAAATGGGAGTATTGATATAAGTTTAGCTTCTGATCCTGTTAAAACTTCTGTTGCTCTGCCTGTCGTGTTCCACGCAGTGGATGATGTGATTTACAATGTTGGACAATGTGCTAGACTAGATAGCAGGTCCCTCGCTTGGCCACTGCTTAAGTTGAACAGATTATGTTCTGGTCTAGTCCTTGCTAGCGGGGAGGAGCTTCCTTTTGGAATT GCTACATGTGCATTTGATGGAACACGGATGTCAAAGTGGGAAGAACCAAATGGTGCAGCAG gtcaaaatgtctggctcgatGAACAAAGTTGA
- the LOC107781868 gene encoding peptide-N(4)-(N-acetyl-beta-glucosaminyl)asparagine amidase isoform X2, with translation MLLLLIEEEGIEFQNQEGRKKQQIEQVPRMVARKFAVSHNDSTFDIDYDTDDGFEVLKYQLFSLTSVPPDQQKILGRDDQIVSDESDLASISDKLRLVSLDGDADEISAQEKEKSEIAMSDEELARILQAEEEALMMQQFVASENKEQVEQRIRPYVNQVLMYEDLHRQEMARKTVPVDKLEEKALISLGREGNLRPSKVEQDNAFLLQLLFWFKQSFRWVNAPPCDSCGNETRSQGMGVANSSETQYGASRVELYRCNSCSNITRFPRYNDPLKLLETRKGRCGEWANCFTLYCKAFGYDSRLILDFTDHVWTECFSPSLGRWMHLDPCEGIYDNPLLYEKGWKKNLNYVIAIAKDGVHDVTKRYTRKWPEVLSRRNITSEPALSAVLSDITRELQKKLSAEVISALEDRDRTEMDVIERELYSKDDAVVSLPGRLSGDKEWRIARSEFVSDEKNSLSSSFCPVRRCVDDHVTKIYSAFSPVLTKLIEYSPSKTTAIQVLEIFRKILVDLKSSPFRTRRTSVKSVSSSSGEIFSKTLASFGQLLDALSLKSELGSNGSIDISLASDPVKTSVALPVVFHAVDDVIYNVGQCARLDSRSLAWPLLKLNRLCSGLVLASGEELPFGIATCAFDGTRMSKWEEPNGAAGPQYRADDWNKT, from the exons ATGCTTTTATTACTCATAGAGGAGGAAGGAATCGAATTCCAAAACCAGGAAGGAAGGAAAAAACAGCAGATAGAGCAAGTTCCAAGAATGGTGGCTCGAAAATTCGCCGTTAGTCACAACGACTCCACCTTCGACATCGACTACGACACTGACGATGGCTTCGAa GTCCTCAAATACCAGCTCTTCTCTCTCACTTCTGTTCCTCCCGATCAACAAAAG ATATTGGGAAGAGATGATCAAATTGTATCCGACGAGTCAGATCTCGCTTCAATATCAGATAAGCTCCGGTTGGTATCACTTGATGGAGATGCAGATGAAATATCAGCTCAGGAGAAAGAAAAGTCAGAAATAGCGATGTCAGATGAAGAGTTGGCTCGGATTCTTCAG GCAGAAGAAGAAGCTCTTATGATGCAGCAGTTTGTTGCTAGTGAAAATAAGGAGCAAGTTGAACAGCGGATACGGCCATATGTTAATCAAGTTCTAATG TATGAAGATCTGCATCGGCAAGAAATGGCTCGAAAGACGGTTCCTGTGGACAAGCTTGAGGAGAAAGCATTGATTTCTTTGGGAAGG GAGGGAAACTTGAGACCATCAAAAGTTGAACAAGATAATGCTTTCCTATTACAACTGCTATTCTGGTTTAAACAATCATTCAG GTGGGTAAATGCGCCTCCTTGTGATAGTTGTGGTAATGAAACCAGAAGTCAAGGCATGGGAGTTGCAAATTCTTCTGAAACACAATATGGTGCTTCACGAGTTGAACTTTATCG CTGCAATTCATGTTCAAATATCACCCGTTTCCCAAGATACAATGACCCATTGAAG CTTCTTGAGACAAGAAAGGGGCGGTGCGGGGAATGGGCCAACTGCTTCACGCTCTATTGTAAGGCTTTTGGTTATGATTCTCGTTTG ATTCTGGACTTCACTGATCATGTCTGGACAGAGTGCTTTTCACCATCTCTGGGAAG ATGGATGCATCTTGATCCTTGTGAAGGAATATATGACAATCCTCTTTTATATGAGAAGGG ATGGAAAAAGAATTTGAACTATGTGATTGCTATTGCAAAAGATGGTGTGCATGACGTCACTAAGCGTTACACCAGGAAGTGGCCTGAG GTTCTTTCTCGGCGAAACATCACCTCAGAGCCTGCTCTCTCTGCTGTTCTTTCTGATATAACTAGGGAACTGCAGAAAAAATTATCTGCTGAAGTGATTTCAGCACTGGAAGATCGGGACAGAACCGAAATGGATGTCATTGAGCGAGAATTGTATTCTAAAGATGATGCTGTAGTCTCATTACCTGGAAGACTGAGTGGAGATAAGGAGTGGCGCATAGCAAGATCGGAATTTGTCTCTGATGAAAAGAACTCTCTAAGCTCTTCATTTTGTCCAGTTCGCAGATGCGTAGATGATCATGTTACAAAGATCTACAGTGCCTTTTCCCCTGTTCTTACAAAGTTAATAGAGTACTCGCCCTCTAAAACAACAGCTAttcaagttcttgagattttcagaAAGATATTGGTTGATCTAAAGAGTTCCCCTTTCCGAACCAGGAGAACCTCTGTGAAATCAGTTTCAAGTAGTTCTGGTGAAATTTTCAGTAAGACGTTGGCATCTTTCGGCCAGTTACTTGATGCTCTTTCTTTGAAGAGTGAGTTAGGTTCAAATGGGAGTATTGATATAAGTTTAGCTTCTGATCCTGTTAAAACTTCTGTTGCTCTGCCTGTCGTGTTCCACGCAGTGGATGATGTGATTTACAATGTTGGACAATGTGCTAGACTAGATAGCAGGTCCCTCGCTTGGCCACTGCTTAAGTTGAACAGATTATGTTCTGGTCTAGTCCTTGCTAGCGGGGAGGAGCTTCCTTTTGGAATT GCTACATGTGCATTTGATGGAACACGGATGTCAAAGTGGGAAGAACCAAATGGTGCAGCAG